The Humulus lupulus chromosome 3, drHumLupu1.1, whole genome shotgun sequence genome window below encodes:
- the LOC133823850 gene encoding small RNA-binding protein 11, chloroplastic-like — protein sequence MYNIKMAALKKILGSRPCLSHSSLLHPALLICSRGITSKLFVGGLPFYTNEKGLSEAFSQHGQVIEAKIVMDRVSDKSKGFGFVTFASEDEAQKALTEMNGKELNGRVIFVDYAKPKADFGGGMPIARGPPKPAPSIGQDELEII from the exons atgtataatataaaAATGGCGGCTCTTAAGAAGATACTTGGCTCAAGACCTTGTTTATCCCACTCTTCTCTTCTTCATCCAGCTCTTCTAATCTGTAGCAGAGGAATCACTTCTAAGCTCTTTGTTGGAG GACTTCCGTTTTACACTAATGAGAAGGGATTATCAGAGGCATTTTCCCAACATGGTCAAGTTATTGAAG CTAAAATTGTAATGGACAGAGTGTCTGACAAATCAAAAGGGTTCGGATTTGTAACTTTTGCTTCAGAAGATGAAGCACAAAAAGCTCTAACAGAGATGAATGGAAAG GAGCTAAATGGACGAGTTATTTTTGTGGACTATGCAAAGCCCAAAGCTGATTTTGGTGGAGGAATGCCAATAGCAAGGGGACCTCCTAAACCAGCACCTTCAATTGGCCAGGACGAATTAGAGATAATATGA